A single genomic interval of Cupriavidus necator harbors:
- a CDS encoding glycerol-3-phosphate responsive antiterminator: MDRSLGARLTRHPVIGTLYGVDQIDAIFESVAEVCIVANVELRKLQPVIATLASAGKYVIVNIDSCEGLSQDKGGVEYLADIGVTSLVSTRVATIQRANRAGMVTMQKVFVTDRSTWPRSVKALEQSDPNLVQLMPAPMLSHLPEADRKALPPIVTSGFVCNRDDIRSALAQGAVAVSTSDRKLWNLEARALKA, from the coding sequence ATGGACAGGTCCCTCGGTGCGCGCCTGACGCGACACCCCGTCATCGGCACACTCTACGGTGTTGACCAGATCGACGCCATTTTTGAAAGCGTGGCCGAAGTCTGCATTGTCGCCAACGTGGAACTGCGCAAGCTGCAGCCCGTCATCGCCACGCTGGCCAGCGCCGGCAAGTACGTCATCGTCAATATCGACAGCTGCGAAGGCTTGTCGCAGGACAAGGGCGGGGTGGAGTACCTGGCCGACATCGGGGTGACCAGTCTGGTCTCCACGCGCGTGGCAACGATCCAGCGCGCCAACCGCGCCGGCATGGTGACGATGCAGAAGGTCTTTGTGACCGACCGCTCCACCTGGCCGCGCAGCGTCAAGGCGCTCGAACAGAGCGACCCGAACCTGGTGCAGCTGATGCCGGCACCGATGCTGTCGCACCTGCCAGAAGCGGACCGCAAGGCGCTGCCGCCGATCGTGACATCAGGCTTTGTCTGCAATCGGGATGATATCCGCAGCGCGCTCGCACAAGGCGCTGTGGCCGTCTCCACCAGCGACCGCAAGCTCTGGAACCTGGAAGCGAGAGCGCTGAAGGCGTAA
- a CDS encoding FAD-binding oxidoreductase yields MISKEAIKRGYNRGNYVVGAHTPPGYAANIQGTPDAPGLQRDTIAVCAADIAALRKVADEVLTDTADVVAWTRDWWAGSMITETAGRPATPRGVIVRASTVEQVQAVMRIASASAIPVTVSAGRSNVTGAALPVRGGIVLDVCGLNQLVGFDKDSQIVDVEAGMFGDIFEQTVQKEFGMTMGHWPSSYAISTVGGWVACRGAGQLSTRYGKIEDMVFGMDVVLADGSLVTVGGYSRAALGPDLQQLFIGSEGMLGVIVRVRLKLHRLPDYGRAIAYGFKTFAIGLEACREIMQRGANPAALRLYDELESGVQFGLPDTNVLLVADEGAREMVDAVMTISERVCQELGDKLDSESIFERWLDTRYLTGKSAEGFKRSPGFVADTLEMSGPWRDLAAIYADVVKAINAVPGTLAGSAHQSHAYVDGACLYFSLRGEVAVEDRQKWYRQAWDAANAVLIQYNAALSHHHGIGLLRAPYMAPSLDTAFPLLAAVKQALDPQNILNPGKLGLSDVLTNEPK; encoded by the coding sequence ATGATCAGCAAGGAAGCCATCAAGCGCGGCTACAACCGCGGCAACTACGTCGTCGGCGCCCACACGCCGCCGGGCTATGCGGCGAACATCCAGGGCACCCCGGATGCGCCGGGCCTGCAACGCGACACCATTGCCGTCTGCGCGGCCGATATTGCGGCCTTGCGCAAGGTGGCCGACGAGGTCCTGACCGATACCGCCGACGTCGTGGCGTGGACGCGCGACTGGTGGGCAGGATCGATGATCACGGAGACCGCCGGCAGGCCCGCCACGCCGCGCGGGGTCATCGTGCGCGCTTCCACCGTGGAACAGGTGCAGGCAGTCATGCGCATTGCCAGCGCCAGTGCCATTCCGGTCACCGTATCGGCCGGCCGCAGCAACGTGACGGGCGCCGCCCTGCCCGTGCGCGGCGGCATCGTGCTGGACGTGTGCGGCCTGAACCAGTTGGTCGGATTCGACAAGGACAGCCAGATCGTCGACGTGGAAGCCGGCATGTTCGGCGACATTTTCGAACAGACCGTGCAGAAGGAATTCGGCATGACGATGGGCCACTGGCCATCGTCGTACGCGATCAGCACGGTCGGCGGATGGGTAGCCTGCCGCGGCGCCGGTCAGTTGTCCACGCGCTACGGCAAGATCGAGGACATGGTGTTCGGCATGGATGTGGTGCTGGCCGACGGCAGCCTCGTCACCGTGGGCGGCTACTCGCGCGCGGCATTGGGCCCGGATCTGCAGCAACTGTTCATCGGGTCCGAGGGCATGCTGGGCGTGATCGTGCGCGTGCGCCTCAAGCTGCACCGCCTGCCCGACTACGGGCGCGCCATCGCCTATGGCTTCAAGACCTTTGCCATCGGCCTGGAGGCCTGCCGCGAAATCATGCAGCGCGGGGCCAATCCCGCGGCGCTGCGGCTCTATGACGAACTGGAGAGTGGCGTGCAGTTCGGGCTGCCGGACACCAACGTCCTGCTGGTTGCCGACGAGGGGGCGCGCGAGATGGTCGATGCGGTGATGACGATCAGCGAGCGCGTGTGCCAGGAACTTGGTGACAAGCTGGACAGCGAGTCCATTTTCGAGCGCTGGCTCGACACGCGCTACCTGACCGGCAAGAGCGCCGAGGGCTTCAAGCGCAGCCCCGGCTTTGTCGCCGACACGCTCGAAATGTCGGGACCGTGGCGCGACCTGGCTGCCATCTACGCGGACGTGGTCAAGGCCATCAATGCCGTGCCGGGCACCCTCGCCGGCTCCGCGCACCAGTCGCACGCCTATGTGGACGGCGCCTGCCTGTACTTCTCGCTGCGCGGTGAGGTCGCGGTGGAAGACCGCCAGAAGTGGTATCGCCAGGCATGGGATGCTGCCAATGCGGTGCTGATCCAATACAATGCGGCACTGAGCCACCACCACGGAATCGGACTGTTGCGCGCGCCATACATGGCCCCGTCGCTGGACACGGCGTTCCCGCTGCTGGCGGCGGTCAAGCAGGCACTCGACCCGCAGAATATCCTGAACCCAGGCAAGCTGGGTCTCAGTGACGTGCTCACCAACGAACCGAAGTAA
- a CDS encoding acyl-CoA dehydrogenase family protein — protein sequence MHSDYTEEQTMIRDSARAFASERLAVGAAQWDRDGRLPDEVVAEMGALGLLGMIVPEEWGGTYTDYVAYALAIEEIAAGCAACATMMSVHNSVGCGPVLHYGTDAQKERYLARLASGELIGAFCLTEPQAGSEAHNLRTRARFTDNGWVLNGSKQFVTNGQRAGVAVVFASTEPERGKKGISAFLVPTNTPGFIVHAPEKKLGIRASDTCAITLEDCTVPHDALLGEPGEGLRIALSNLEGGRIGIAAQAIGIARSAFEAACRYASERIQFGRALREHPPIANMLADMATELNAARLLVHRAARMRSEGVPCLSEASQAKLYASELAERVCSKALQIHGGYGYLEDYPVERHYRDARITQIYEGTSEIQRMLIARSL from the coding sequence ATGCACAGCGACTACACCGAAGAGCAAACCATGATCCGCGACAGCGCGCGCGCCTTTGCCAGCGAACGGCTGGCAGTGGGCGCCGCGCAATGGGACCGCGACGGCCGCCTGCCCGATGAAGTCGTCGCCGAGATGGGCGCGCTGGGGCTACTGGGCATGATCGTTCCCGAGGAATGGGGCGGCACCTATACCGACTACGTCGCCTATGCGCTCGCCATCGAAGAAATTGCCGCCGGCTGCGCCGCCTGCGCCACGATGATGAGCGTGCACAACTCGGTCGGCTGCGGGCCGGTCCTGCACTATGGCACCGATGCGCAGAAAGAACGCTACCTGGCGCGGCTGGCCAGCGGCGAGCTGATCGGCGCGTTCTGCCTGACCGAGCCGCAGGCCGGCTCCGAGGCGCACAACCTGCGCACGCGCGCGCGCTTCACCGACAACGGCTGGGTGCTCAACGGCAGCAAGCAGTTCGTCACCAACGGCCAGCGCGCCGGTGTGGCGGTGGTGTTCGCCTCGACCGAGCCCGAGCGCGGCAAGAAGGGCATCTCGGCCTTCCTTGTCCCCACAAACACCCCCGGCTTTATCGTCCACGCCCCGGAGAAAAAGCTCGGCATCCGCGCCTCGGACACCTGCGCGATCACGCTGGAAGACTGCACCGTGCCGCATGACGCACTGCTGGGCGAGCCCGGCGAGGGCCTGCGCATTGCGCTGTCCAACCTGGAAGGCGGACGCATCGGCATCGCCGCGCAGGCAATCGGCATTGCACGCTCAGCCTTCGAGGCCGCATGTCGCTATGCATCTGAACGCATCCAGTTCGGCCGCGCACTGCGTGAACACCCGCCCATTGCCAACATGCTGGCCGACATGGCCACCGAGCTGAACGCCGCGCGCCTGCTGGTGCACCGCGCCGCGCGCATGCGCAGCGAAGGCGTGCCGTGCCTGTCCGAAGCCTCGCAGGCCAAGCTGTATGCGTCCGAGCTGGCCGAGCGCGTGTGCTCCAAGGCGTTGCAGATCCACGGCGGCTACGGCTACCTCGAAGACTACCCGGTCGAGCGCCACTACCGCGACGCCCGCATCACCCAGATCTACGAAGGCACCAGCGAGATCCAGCGCATGCTGATCGCGCGCAGCCTGTAG
- a CDS encoding AraC family transcriptional regulator, which produces MEKGSVAICFVHHAIAGLRARGIDPDPVLRGSGIAPALLAVPQSRVSAASYSELWMAVAAALDDEFFGQDSRSMKCGSFAMLCHAVAGSRTLGQGLERITRYFRLLLDDIGVRLERHGDEAALVLTAPCAHLGRQPGVFAKETMLIMLHGLMSWLLRRRVPVRLAAFDYDEPQYSAEYRVMYSRQLAFGQPATALVFDAALLEQPVRQDERSLKAFLRDAPHNVVVKYSDRASVGARVRRLLRNQRPDQWPTFEDLAISLNLSASSLRRRLMEEGVSYQDLKDALRRDLAIEALSHSGRPVADIAAELGFAEPGAFHRAFRRWTGSRPGAYRRVAEG; this is translated from the coding sequence ATGGAAAAAGGCAGTGTCGCCATCTGTTTCGTCCACCACGCCATCGCGGGGCTGCGCGCGCGCGGCATCGACCCGGATCCGGTGCTGCGCGGCTCTGGCATTGCGCCGGCGCTGCTGGCGGTGCCGCAGTCACGCGTATCGGCCGCCAGCTACAGCGAGCTGTGGATGGCCGTGGCGGCGGCGCTGGACGATGAATTCTTCGGGCAGGATTCGCGCAGCATGAAGTGCGGCAGTTTTGCCATGCTGTGCCACGCGGTGGCGGGCAGCCGCACCCTGGGGCAGGGGCTGGAGCGCATCACGCGGTACTTCCGGCTGCTGCTGGACGATATCGGCGTGCGGCTGGAGCGCCACGGCGACGAGGCCGCGCTGGTGCTGACCGCGCCCTGCGCACACCTGGGGCGGCAGCCCGGCGTGTTTGCCAAGGAAACCATGCTGATCATGCTGCATGGCCTGATGAGCTGGCTGCTGCGGCGGCGCGTGCCGGTGCGGCTGGCGGCCTTCGACTACGACGAGCCGCAGTACAGCGCGGAATACCGCGTCATGTATTCGCGCCAGCTGGCGTTCGGGCAGCCGGCCACGGCGCTGGTCTTCGACGCGGCACTGCTGGAGCAGCCGGTGCGCCAGGACGAGCGCAGCCTGAAGGCCTTCCTGCGCGATGCGCCGCACAACGTGGTGGTGAAGTACTCCGACCGCGCCAGCGTGGGCGCGCGCGTGCGCAGGCTGCTGCGTAACCAACGCCCGGATCAATGGCCCACCTTTGAAGATCTGGCGATCAGCCTGAACCTGTCGGCATCATCGCTGCGGCGCCGGCTGATGGAGGAGGGCGTCAGCTACCAGGACCTGAAGGACGCGCTGCGGCGCGATCTTGCCATCGAGGCGCTCAGCCATTCGGGCCGCCCGGTCGCGGATATCGCGGCCGAGCTCGGCTTTGCCGAGCCGGGCGCGTTCCACCGGGCGTTCCGGCGCTGGACCGGATCGCGCCCGGGGGCATACCGCCGCGTGGCGGAAGGTTGA
- a CDS encoding S-(hydroxymethyl)glutathione dehydrogenase/class III alcohol dehydrogenase codes for MKTKAAIAWKAGAPLTIEDVDLDGPRAGEVLVEVKATGICHTDYYTLSGADPEGIFPAILGHEGAGIVTDVGPGVTSLKPGDHVIPLYTPECRQCKFCLSRKTNLCQAIRATQGKGLMPDGTSRFSIDGKPIFHYMGTSTFANHIVVPEIALAKIRPDAPFDKVCYIGCGVTTGVGAVLFTAKVEAGANVVVFGLGGIGLNVIQAAKMVGADKIIGVDLNPGREAMARKFGMTHFINPKDVENVVDHIIQLTDGGADYSFECIGNTQVMRQALECCHKGWGKSIIIGVAEAGAEISTRPFQLVTGREWKGSAFGGARGRTDVPRIVDWYMEGKLNIDDLITHTLPLERINEGFDLMKRGESIRSVVLY; via the coding sequence ATGAAAACCAAAGCCGCCATCGCCTGGAAAGCCGGCGCCCCGCTGACCATTGAAGACGTGGACCTGGACGGCCCGCGCGCCGGGGAAGTGCTGGTGGAAGTCAAGGCCACCGGCATCTGCCATACCGATTACTACACCCTGTCCGGCGCCGACCCGGAAGGCATCTTCCCGGCAATCCTGGGCCATGAGGGCGCCGGCATCGTCACCGACGTTGGCCCCGGCGTGACCTCGCTCAAGCCCGGCGACCACGTGATCCCGCTGTACACGCCGGAATGCCGCCAGTGCAAGTTCTGCCTGTCGCGCAAGACCAACCTGTGCCAGGCGATCCGCGCCACGCAGGGCAAGGGCCTGATGCCGGACGGCACCTCGCGCTTTTCCATCGACGGCAAGCCGATCTTCCACTACATGGGCACCTCGACCTTCGCCAACCACATCGTGGTGCCGGAGATCGCGCTGGCCAAGATCCGCCCGGATGCGCCGTTCGACAAGGTCTGCTACATCGGCTGCGGCGTCACCACCGGCGTGGGCGCGGTGCTGTTCACCGCCAAGGTGGAAGCCGGCGCCAACGTGGTGGTGTTTGGCCTGGGCGGCATCGGCCTGAACGTGATCCAGGCGGCCAAGATGGTGGGCGCCGACAAGATCATCGGCGTGGACCTGAACCCGGGCCGCGAAGCCATGGCGCGCAAGTTCGGCATGACCCACTTCATCAACCCGAAGGACGTGGAGAACGTGGTCGACCACATCATCCAGCTGACCGACGGCGGTGCAGACTATTCGTTCGAATGCATCGGCAACACGCAGGTCATGCGCCAGGCGCTGGAGTGCTGCCACAAGGGCTGGGGCAAGTCGATCATCATCGGCGTGGCCGAGGCCGGCGCGGAGATCTCGACGCGCCCGTTCCAGCTGGTGACCGGGCGCGAGTGGAAGGGCTCGGCCTTTGGCGGCGCGCGCGGGCGCACCGATGTGCCCAGGATCGTCGACTGGTACATGGAAGGCAAGCTCAATATCGACGACCTGATCACGCACACGCTGCCGCTGGAGCGCATCAACGAGGGCTTCGACCTGATGAAGCGCGGCGAGTCGATCCGCTCCGTGGTGCTCTACTGA
- a CDS encoding FGGY family carbohydrate kinase, giving the protein MTQRRNVILAIDEGTSGTRAAVVAADGHVMCLEYTTLEVRSPCPGVVEQDADVLLDKTLAVCRATLAQAARENLTVTALAIATQRATAVLWDTQTGRALVPAMVWQDTRYAADLDQLAPAWDATLREAVGRPTGVRSPYLWAARHLRDTPAVADAFRARQLAFGTIDSWLLWHLSTARTCITTPTNATSCNAYVLTGHRYQLDWIDALGFPRELLPELRQDADNFGRTRPDVLGIDVPILACAGDQLAGAIGLGCLDAGQAMCLHGTGSFVDLVVGPNLPARSGKSDSTLTMTARRQLGVSHFSVETFVATTGSALNWVCDKLGWFENARQISALASTVASSRGVTFIPALTGLRVPRMQPEARAALTGISMATTQAEMAFAILEGIAHSVTSCIEANREIAGVPVSELVVGGGLSGSDALLQMQADLSGISIHRMKETDRASLRGIAYLAGSSGLLWDSMQQARTTTTPDAVFEPAISADERAQRRALWHARVASELNHADALAVH; this is encoded by the coding sequence ATGACCCAGCGCAGAAATGTCATCCTTGCGATCGATGAGGGCACCTCAGGCACCCGGGCAGCGGTGGTCGCCGCTGACGGTCATGTCATGTGCCTCGAGTACACCACGCTTGAGGTCCGTTCGCCCTGCCCTGGCGTGGTCGAGCAGGACGCCGACGTCCTGCTCGACAAGACCCTGGCAGTTTGCCGCGCCACCCTGGCACAGGCTGCCCGCGAAAACCTGACCGTCACCGCCCTCGCCATCGCGACCCAGCGCGCCACCGCGGTACTGTGGGACACGCAGACCGGACGTGCGCTGGTACCCGCCATGGTGTGGCAGGACACGCGATACGCAGCCGATCTGGATCAGCTTGCGCCGGCATGGGACGCGACTCTGCGCGAAGCAGTCGGCCGCCCCACCGGTGTGCGCTCGCCTTACCTATGGGCGGCGCGGCACCTGCGCGACACGCCGGCTGTGGCTGACGCCTTCCGTGCGCGCCAGCTCGCCTTCGGCACCATCGACAGCTGGCTGCTTTGGCACCTGTCGACGGCACGCACGTGCATCACCACGCCGACCAACGCCACTTCCTGCAACGCCTATGTACTGACCGGGCATCGCTACCAGCTCGACTGGATCGACGCGCTTGGCTTTCCGCGCGAGCTGCTGCCTGAGCTGCGCCAGGATGCGGACAACTTCGGCCGCACGCGGCCGGACGTGCTGGGGATTGACGTGCCGATCCTGGCTTGTGCCGGGGACCAGCTCGCCGGCGCAATCGGCCTGGGATGTCTCGATGCCGGCCAGGCGATGTGCCTGCATGGCACCGGCAGCTTCGTCGACCTGGTAGTCGGTCCGAACCTTCCTGCCCGCAGCGGCAAGTCGGACAGCACCCTGACCATGACCGCGCGCCGGCAACTGGGCGTGTCGCATTTCTCCGTCGAAACCTTTGTCGCCACCACCGGCTCCGCGCTCAACTGGGTCTGCGACAAGCTCGGCTGGTTCGAGAACGCCAGGCAAATCAGTGCGCTGGCCAGCACCGTTGCGTCTTCACGAGGCGTGACCTTTATTCCCGCGCTGACCGGCCTGCGCGTCCCACGCATGCAGCCCGAGGCGCGCGCCGCACTGACCGGCATCTCGATGGCAACGACGCAGGCCGAGATGGCCTTTGCCATCCTTGAAGGCATTGCGCATTCGGTGACTTCCTGCATCGAGGCCAACCGGGAGATCGCGGGCGTGCCGGTGTCGGAGCTCGTGGTTGGCGGCGGCTTGTCCGGCAGCGATGCGCTGCTGCAGATGCAGGCGGATCTCAGCGGAATTTCCATCCACCGCATGAAGGAGACCGACCGCGCCAGCCTGCGCGGCATCGCTTACCTTGCCGGCTCGTCCGGCCTGCTTTGGGATTCCATGCAGCAGGCCCGGACCACCACCACCCCGGACGCAGTATTCGAACCGGCGATCAGCGCCGATGAGCGCGCCCAGCGGCGCGCGCTCTGGCATGCGCGGGTGGCATCCGAGCTCAACCATGCGGACGCGCTTGCGGTCCATTAA
- a CDS encoding glycerol-3-phosphate dehydrogenase/oxidase: protein MVIFPSRSANRERAAMTSTEPLRLVRRDLLDRLEADAFDILVVGGGVTGAYAALDASLRGYRVALVEKCDFAAGTSSKSSKMVHGGLRYIEQGNLGLVRHSLLERQRLRRNARHLVQRLPFLFPVMERNGVFDKRLAKAFESLLWTYDLAGGWREGILHQKLTKAEVLSHCPTFNEEHLTGGYLYFDARVDDARLTLNIARTAAFHGAAVVNHATVAEITRDGHGKVDGAIVHAGEREIRVRAGVVIMATGVWLRDWTGRRKGEARTLHIRPAKGVHVAIPWLKIRNDCTVTIPVPGRSRRATITRWGNVSYLGTTDEDYEGDLDNVMCTRQELDFLLEGARSALKTDLTADDVVGSIAGCRPLVAPPGGKTLEIKRNHEIHTADDGLVTIVGGKLTTSRHMAEQTIDAAQKVIGKRSKCLTRSAYLLGAAGYDAQAIVASGGMSAHLGERYGTEARFVSDILQADATLARPIVEGLPYTEAEIVYAVRHELAGTVDDVLSRRIRARLMARDASARAAARVGQILQAELGLSEAAVARQVSEYLAAVALEKSVLMGDSA, encoded by the coding sequence ATGGTGATTTTTCCATCCCGCAGCGCTAACCGCGAGCGCGCCGCCATGACCAGCACCGAGCCGTTGCGGCTGGTGCGCCGGGACCTGCTCGACCGCCTGGAGGCGGATGCGTTCGACATCCTGGTGGTCGGCGGCGGCGTGACGGGCGCCTACGCCGCGCTGGATGCCAGCTTGCGCGGCTATCGCGTGGCGCTGGTTGAAAAGTGCGACTTCGCCGCGGGGACCTCTTCCAAGTCATCCAAGATGGTGCACGGCGGCCTGCGCTATATCGAGCAGGGCAATCTCGGCCTGGTACGCCATTCACTGCTGGAGCGCCAGCGCCTGCGCCGCAACGCGCGCCACCTGGTGCAGCGGCTGCCGTTCCTGTTCCCGGTGATGGAGCGCAACGGCGTGTTCGACAAGCGCCTCGCCAAGGCCTTCGAGAGCCTGCTCTGGACCTACGACCTCGCTGGTGGCTGGCGCGAGGGAATCCTGCACCAGAAGCTGACCAAGGCCGAGGTGCTGTCCCACTGCCCGACCTTCAATGAGGAACATCTGACCGGCGGCTACCTGTACTTCGATGCGCGCGTCGATGATGCCCGCCTGACACTGAACATCGCGCGCACGGCAGCGTTCCACGGAGCGGCCGTGGTCAATCACGCGACCGTCGCCGAGATCACCCGCGACGGCCACGGCAAGGTGGATGGCGCCATTGTCCACGCCGGCGAGCGCGAGATCCGCGTGCGCGCAGGCGTGGTCATCATGGCAACCGGCGTCTGGCTGCGCGACTGGACCGGCCGCAGGAAGGGCGAGGCCAGGACCCTGCACATTCGCCCTGCCAAGGGCGTCCACGTTGCCATCCCGTGGCTGAAGATCCGCAATGACTGCACGGTGACGATCCCGGTGCCCGGGCGCAGCCGCCGGGCAACGATCACGCGGTGGGGCAATGTGTCCTACCTCGGCACCACCGACGAAGACTATGAGGGCGACCTCGACAATGTCATGTGCACCCGGCAGGAGCTCGACTTCCTGCTGGAGGGCGCGCGCTCGGCACTAAAGACCGACCTGACGGCGGATGACGTGGTCGGCAGCATCGCGGGGTGCCGCCCGCTGGTGGCGCCGCCCGGCGGCAAGACCCTGGAAATCAAGCGCAATCACGAGATTCATACCGCGGACGACGGCCTGGTGACCATCGTCGGCGGCAAGCTCACGACCTCGCGGCACATGGCCGAGCAAACCATCGATGCGGCGCAGAAGGTCATCGGCAAGCGCAGCAAGTGCCTGACCAGATCGGCCTATCTGCTCGGGGCGGCTGGCTATGACGCGCAGGCCATCGTCGCATCCGGCGGCATGTCCGCGCACCTGGGCGAGCGCTATGGCACGGAGGCGCGCTTTGTCAGTGACATCCTGCAGGCGGACGCCACCCTTGCCAGGCCGATCGTCGAAGGCCTGCCGTATACGGAAGCCGAAATCGTCTACGCCGTGCGCCATGAACTGGCCGGCACGGTTGACGACGTCTTGTCACGACGCATCCGCGCCCGCCTGATGGCGCGCGATGCCTCCGCCCGCGCCGCAGCGCGGGTGGGCCAGATCCTCCAGGCCGAACTCGGATTGTCCGAAGCGGCCGTGGCGCGGCAGGTCAGCGAATACCTGGCCGCCGTCGCCCTCGAAAAATCCGTCCTCATGGGAGACTCAGCATGA
- the fghA gene encoding S-formylglutathione hydrolase: protein MELISQHGCHGGVQRFYRHDSTAIGLPMRFSVYLPPQAQAGGKVPVLFYLAGLTCTEETFMIKAGAQRFAAEHGLMLVAPDTSPRGAGLPGEADAWDFGVGAGFYVDATEAPWQEYWRMESYVADELFGLVTTALPGDAGRVGIFGHSMGGHGALVLAQRHPQRFRSVSAFAPIAAPSRCPWGEKAFTGYLGTDRAAWAEYDASELMARQNGAPFPAGILVDQGLDDQFLQSQLHPEAFAAACQAVGQPLTLRRHSGYDHGYYFITSFIADHIRHHAAQL from the coding sequence ATGGAACTGATCTCGCAACACGGCTGCCACGGCGGCGTGCAGCGCTTCTATCGCCATGATTCGACGGCGATCGGGCTGCCGATGCGTTTCTCGGTCTACCTGCCGCCGCAGGCGCAGGCAGGCGGCAAGGTGCCGGTGCTGTTCTACCTGGCCGGCCTGACCTGCACCGAGGAAACCTTCATGATCAAGGCCGGTGCGCAGCGCTTTGCCGCCGAGCACGGCCTGATGCTGGTGGCGCCCGATACCAGCCCGCGCGGAGCGGGCCTGCCGGGCGAGGCCGATGCCTGGGACTTCGGCGTGGGTGCCGGGTTCTATGTCGATGCCACCGAGGCGCCGTGGCAGGAGTACTGGCGCATGGAAAGCTATGTGGCCGACGAACTGTTCGGGCTGGTCACCACCGCCTTGCCGGGCGATGCCGGCCGCGTCGGCATCTTCGGGCATTCCATGGGCGGGCACGGCGCGCTGGTGCTGGCGCAGCGCCATCCGCAGCGCTTCCGCTCGGTGTCGGCGTTTGCGCCGATCGCCGCGCCGTCACGCTGCCCGTGGGGTGAGAAGGCGTTCACTGGCTACCTCGGCACGGACCGCGCCGCGTGGGCTGAGTACGACGCCAGTGAACTGATGGCACGCCAGAATGGGGCGCCCTTCCCGGCCGGCATCCTGGTCGACCAGGGACTGGACGACCAGTTCCTGCAAAGCCAGCTGCATCCGGAAGCCTTCGCGGCAGCCTGCCAGGCCGTCGGCCAGCCGCTGACGCTGCGCCGGCACAGCGGCTACGACCACGGCTACTACTTCATCACCAGCTTTATCGCCGATCACATCCGCCACCACGCGGCACAGCTGTAG